A region of the Pempheris klunzingeri isolate RE-2024b chromosome 21, fPemKlu1.hap1, whole genome shotgun sequence genome:
cCCTACTCATAAAGTTATATCAGTcataaaaaaagagggggaaaacCTGAGGCCCCCTTGTCATGCTCTCTAATGATGCAGTTTAAATAGTGGGTCGCAAAAGGTCCACTGCATAAAAAATGCATGAACAAGCCTGAATTGTGGAAATAACCAAAAGACACTCATAGCCTGTCTATCATTCAGTACGTCAAAAAACAcctaaagggaaaaaaaagtgttttaatcagacaaaaaaagtATAAGATCAGTCAGTATGCAGTGTTGCACGCTAACAAAATCGCaataaaagagagaagggaATTGAAACTTCTGTCTCTTCCGTTAGATCTACCTCAGCAACTCAGATTTTCCCTTCGGCACAGATCTAAATCCGTCTCACTGTTACCCAATCTGGGAGAAAAAGTATCACAACTGACCTGAAATCAACATCTAGCAGCAAAACTTATCCTGCTCCTGGTTTAAGTGTTGTCTGGGCCGGCGGCTGACAGCTAGGTCGAAGCAGCGCTCTTGGCTGCGCTTGGGGAGGAGTTCATTTGCTGGGGGGCAGAAGGTTGGATGGAGGCGTCTGTAACAGCGCTGCCTCCCGAAACAGTCTGGgccccctctccttcctcagcGCCTGCTTCGCCATCCTCATCCGCCTcatcctcgtcttcatcatctATAGAAAGAATAGGGAGTGAAATAAAAGTCAGATTACAACAAGTGTGAGCTGTGAGCAGTAAGACGCTGCGGTCACCAGGAATGTTCCTTCACCTTGGACGAAGTCAATGCTGCGCAGGGCCTTGCCTTCTTTCTTGAAGTTGACGCTGTAATGATCCATATTCTCATAGCCGCGCTCAACTTTGTCCAAGTGTGTTATACTGGATGCTTCCGCAATTCTGAGTGAAAGTAGGTGAAAGTAGCATGTTTACAGGAAAAGAATCACCTTCACACAGTCATTGTGTGTGAAAtatagtctcctccaactttagattcctcctgaatgaatgacatGTGAATGGGTGattgaggatgtgatgtaaaaagaGCTgtgagtagtcaaaatgactaaaaaggcACTATACAATTACAGACCATTTCCAATTATAGCCCTTGTTATATATGATCAATGTTCACAAGTTATTTTGGGCTttcacagctgattggctacttTTAATAGAATTACTTTTGACGACTCCCAGAGAGTAGGTGTGACCTTAACGCATTAGGCTGCTGGTATAATGTGTAGGACCAAAGGTACATTTGGTAAGTCATTCACAtataattttcacatttaaagaaaaacagaaaccagcaaaagaggaataaaaaacaGAGGACAATCTGACTAATAGCTTTTAATAGCGTTAAGGCAGAAAGGATTTTCATCTtcgagaactaaaagaagagaccacatttctcctgtactggcttctcttcattggcttccagtaaaatctagaatagagtttaaaatccttctcctcacttacaaggcccttaagggtcaggccccatcatatcttaaagacctcatagtaccatactaccccactagagcactgcgctcccagactgcaggcctactggtggttcccaaagtctccaaaagtagtgcaggaggcagagccttcagctatcaggctcctctcctgtggaacctccttccagtttgggttctggggacagacaccctctctacatttaagagtagactaaaaaccttcctttttgacaaggcatatagttaagggctggatcaggccttagaccagcccctagttatgctgctataggcttagactgccgggggactcctatggtgcactgagctcctctattctctctcctcctcttcctctccatcattatgtctcatgtcagccaaatgtctgcctctaactggctatcttccccggagcctttctgtgctttctcatctctcaggttcctgtggatcttgtggatcctggtcctggtcctgctgatgtggttctctggttcaggATTGTCGgacactcgtcatgtttttcaataatatcatactcctaatcttttagtcacattcctattgctagtgctatagtcactgttagtacgttggttgctgtttgtgttgtctgtctctctctgtctctgtctctctccctctctctctgtctgtccaacctccacccataaagattgattgagatTGATCTTCAAATGACAGTATGCTATCTTTTTGACCGAGCAGACATACTGCATACCCACTGCCAGTGTAATTATTGGTACATAAAAACATATACTCACTTTTTAAGAAGGGGCTTTGTGTTCTGAAAGAGACAAGATAAATAAAGACCAAATATCCATTAAACCTACACATCAATTTTTGCTAATTTTGACCaattattcatcatcattcatcacaGAGTTTGTACCAACAGTTTGAACCTCATTTGGTGTCAACTCTGACCTGTAGAAATAAAGCCATTTCCGGCTCCTCCATGGTCTGGATCCCCTTCTCCACAATCTTACAGCTCTCCTCCAGATGGTCTCCGTACTTCCTGGTCAGGCCCCGGATGTAGTCGACCTTCTCTTCCTGTTCACTCGTCACCTTTTGACtcatctccctcttcttctcctccaggatGGAGTACAGCTGGTCAAACTTCTCACACACCACAGTCTTCTGCCTCCGACCATTCTCCTGTGCATGcgtgagtgagagacagaaggagacacGAGCGCATGCATGGGGAAGGGTTATAAATTCTGAAAGTTCATCCATATTAATCATTCTTCACAGTCTTGTGGGTGAGAAATGTATGTAAACACGACTCTAGGATACAACAGAGTTTAGAATATTCAAAAGCAAAGATCAAACCGAAGAAAAAGAGGCAATAGCTTTCTGTGTATGGTCATGTACATACTGTAAACTACAAATGCTCTGGTTAGCCTGTCTCCCGCCCATCCGGTAGTGCCATATGTGCAGGGAGGGCAGTGAAGCTCATTCTGCATGTCCGTCCTGAGTGACGCCACTGAGGGTGACACACGGGGAACTGGAGccactccagcttcctccctaCTAAGTCCAACTGTGGCACGTGAACCATAGGAAAGCTGTCTGTTCTCCCTCCATCAATTGCACTGCTTGTTTTTAATGTCAATGGGCCAGAGGCAGAATGGAGTGCACCGCTAAGTGCGTGTAGaagaaaatgtggaaaacagAGAGTAAGACAGACTGCggcacaaaaacattaattttccTCTCTCCAGACAGATAAAAGCAGGGAGAACGGCAGTGACAAGGACACATTACGTCTGTTTGTACGTCTGTGCAGGTGAGTGCAGGTGCATTAGTGTGtgcacagagccaggcttgCTGCGTGAGTGAGCGGCCAGGCGCTGCAGCAGTTGGACACTGACCTCTATGGCACGACAGGCTTCCTCTAGCTGACTAATGATGCCTTGCATCCTGTCGTTGTTACCAACCATCATGGCAATCCCGTCACTCAGCTCCGTCTGGGGGGCAA
Encoded here:
- the trim55b gene encoding tripartite motif-containing protein 55b isoform X1; its protein translation is MNTMDNLEKQLICPICLEMFTKPVVILPCQHNLCRKCANDVFQASNPYLPTRGGSITSGGRFRCPSCRHEVVLDRHGVYGLQRNLLVENIIDMFKQESTSSKPAPERKEEMPMCDVHEEEKINIYCVTHGVPTCSMCKVFGAHKDCEVAPIASIYQTKKTELSDGIAMMVGNNDRMQGIISQLEEACRAIEENGRRQKTVVCEKFDQLYSILEEKKREMSQKVTSEQEEKVDYIRGLTRKYGDHLEESCKIVEKGIQTMEEPEMALFLQNTKPLLKKIAEASSITHLDKVERGYENMDHYSVNFKKEGKALRSIDFVQDDEDEDEADEDGEAGAEEGEGAQTVSGGSAVTDASIQPSAPQQMNSSPSAAKSAAST
- the trim55b gene encoding tripartite motif-containing protein 55b isoform X2 — encoded protein: MNTMDNLEKQLICPICLEMFTKPVVILPCQHNLCRKCANDVFQASNPYLPTRGGSITSGGRFRCPSCRHEVVLDRHGVYGLQRNLLVENIIDMFKQESTSKPAPERKEEMPMCDVHEEEKINIYCVTHGVPTCSMCKVFGAHKDCEVAPIASIYQTKKTELSDGIAMMVGNNDRMQGIISQLEEACRAIEENGRRQKTVVCEKFDQLYSILEEKKREMSQKVTSEQEEKVDYIRGLTRKYGDHLEESCKIVEKGIQTMEEPEMALFLQNTKPLLKKIAEASSITHLDKVERGYENMDHYSVNFKKEGKALRSIDFVQDDEDEDEADEDGEAGAEEGEGAQTVSGGSAVTDASIQPSAPQQMNSSPSAAKSAAST